Proteins from a genomic interval of Cyprinus carpio isolate SPL01 chromosome A21, ASM1834038v1, whole genome shotgun sequence:
- the LOC109088810 gene encoding one cut domain family member 2-like isoform X1, producing MKTAYNAYRCLAKDLDVYAMNPEMTMDIGSLHGGVSHEQDLMSGHSPHHNRNPGASLRIHQDLTVAPSRSAMVSSMASILDGVGGGGGEYRPELSLPLHHAMSMPCDTSPPGMSGTYTTLTPLQPLPPISTVSDKFHHPHHHHHHQRLSGNVSGSFTLMRDERTLPAMNNLYSPYHKDMSGMGQSLSPLGNGLGSIHNAQQTLHNYGAHGHDKMLSSNFDAHTAMLARGDQHLSRGLGGPAAGMMPHLNGMHHGVHPGHPQSHGPVLASNRERPLSSSSSSGAPGSGSGQLEEINTKEVAQRITAELKRYSIPQAIFAQRVLCRSQGTLSDLLRNPKPWSKLKSGRETFRRMWKWLQEPEFQRMSALRLAACKRKEQDPSKDRSNTPKKSRLVFTDLQRRTLLAIFKENRRPSKEMQLTISQQLGLELNTVSNFFMNARRRSLDKWLDEGSPGNMSSSSSTCTKA from the exons ATGAAGACTGCCTATAACGCCTATCGATGCCTGGCCAAGGATTTGGATGTGTACGCCATGAACCCGGAGATGACAATGGACATTGGCAGCCTACACGGTGGAGTTAGCCATGAGCAGGACTTGATGAGCGGCCACAGCCCCCATCACAACCGCAACCCGGGGGCTTCCTTGCGGATACACCAGGATCTGACCGTGGCGCCGTCGCGCTCCGCGATGGTCTCCAGTATGGCTTCGATTCTGGACGGCGTCGGCGGCGGCGGAGGAGAGTACCGTCCCGAGCTGTCGCTGCCGCTCCATCACGCCATGAGCATGCCGTGCGACACCTCCCCGCCCGGGATGAGCGGCACCTACACCACGCTGACCCCTCTGCAGCCCCTGCCGCCGATTTCCACCGTGTCCGACAAATTCCACCATCCgcaccatcaccaccaccaccagcgtCTCTCCGGGAACGTGAGCGGCAGCTTCACCCTCATGCGGGACGAGAGGACTCTACCAGCCATGAACAACCTCTACAGCCCCTACCACAAAGACATGAGCGGGATGGGACAGAGCTTGTCTCCTCTGGGCAACGGCTTGGGCTCCATCCACAACGCGCAGCAGACGCTCCACAACTACGGCGCGCACGGCCACGACAAGATGCTGAGCTCCAACTTCGACGCGCACACTGCCATGCTGGCCAGAGGGGACCAGCACCTCTCCAGAGGCCTCGGTGGCCCCGCGGCGGGCATGATGCCGCACCTCAACGGGATGCACCACGGCGTGCACCCGGGCCACCCTCAATCCCACGGGCCCGTGTTGGCTTCCAACCGGGAAAGAccgctctcctcctcctcctcctccggaGCGCCGGGCTCCGGCTCGGGGCAGCTGGAAGAGATCAACACCAAGGAAGTGGCGCAGCGCATCACGGCCGAGCTCAAGCGCTACAGCATCCCGCAGGCCATCTTCGCGCAGCGAGTGCTGTGCCGCTCGCAGGGCACTCTGTCCGACCTGCTGCGGAACCCCAAACCCTGGAGTAAACTCAAGTCCGGCCGCGAGACGTTTCGCCGTATGTGGAAGTGGTTACAGGAGCCCGAGTTTCAAAGGATGTCGGCCCTTCGGCTTGCAG CG TGCAAAAGAAAAGAGCAAGACCCAAGCAAAGACAGGAGCAATACACCAAAGAAGTCGCGGCTGGTTTTCACAGACCTGCAGCGGCGAACACTTCTGGCCATCTTTAAGGAGAACAGGCGTCCGTCCAAAGAGATGCAGCTGACCATCTCGCAGCAGCTGGGTCTGGAACTGAACACTGTGAGCAACTTCTTCATGAACGCCCGCAGACGCAGCCTGGACAAATGGCTGGACGAGGGGAGTCCGGGGAACATGTCGTCCAGCTCCAGCACTTGTACCAAAGCGTGA
- the LOC109088810 gene encoding one cut domain family member 2-like isoform X3: protein MKTAYNAYRCLAKDLDVYAMNPEMTMDIGSLHGGVSHEQDLMSGHSPHHNRNPGASLRIHQDLTVAPSRSAMVSSMASILDGVGGGGGEYRPELSLPLHHAMSMPCDTSPPGMSGTYTTLTPLQPLPPISTVSDKFHHPHHHHHHQRLSGNVSGSFTLMRDERTLPAMNNLYSPYHKDMSGMGQSLSPLGNGLGSIHNAQQTLHNYGAHGHDKMLSSNFDAHTAMLARGDQHLSRGLGGPAAGMMPHLNGMHHGVHPGHPQSHGPVLASNRERPLSSSSSSGAPGSGSGQLEEINTKEVAQRITAELKRYSIPQAIFAQRVLCRSQGTLSDLLRNPKPWSKLKSGRETFRRMWKWLQEPEFQRMSALRLADRS from the coding sequence ATGAAGACTGCCTATAACGCCTATCGATGCCTGGCCAAGGATTTGGATGTGTACGCCATGAACCCGGAGATGACAATGGACATTGGCAGCCTACACGGTGGAGTTAGCCATGAGCAGGACTTGATGAGCGGCCACAGCCCCCATCACAACCGCAACCCGGGGGCTTCCTTGCGGATACACCAGGATCTGACCGTGGCGCCGTCGCGCTCCGCGATGGTCTCCAGTATGGCTTCGATTCTGGACGGCGTCGGCGGCGGCGGAGGAGAGTACCGTCCCGAGCTGTCGCTGCCGCTCCATCACGCCATGAGCATGCCGTGCGACACCTCCCCGCCCGGGATGAGCGGCACCTACACCACGCTGACCCCTCTGCAGCCCCTGCCGCCGATTTCCACCGTGTCCGACAAATTCCACCATCCgcaccatcaccaccaccaccagcgtCTCTCCGGGAACGTGAGCGGCAGCTTCACCCTCATGCGGGACGAGAGGACTCTACCAGCCATGAACAACCTCTACAGCCCCTACCACAAAGACATGAGCGGGATGGGACAGAGCTTGTCTCCTCTGGGCAACGGCTTGGGCTCCATCCACAACGCGCAGCAGACGCTCCACAACTACGGCGCGCACGGCCACGACAAGATGCTGAGCTCCAACTTCGACGCGCACACTGCCATGCTGGCCAGAGGGGACCAGCACCTCTCCAGAGGCCTCGGTGGCCCCGCGGCGGGCATGATGCCGCACCTCAACGGGATGCACCACGGCGTGCACCCGGGCCACCCTCAATCCCACGGGCCCGTGTTGGCTTCCAACCGGGAAAGAccgctctcctcctcctcctcctccggaGCGCCGGGCTCCGGCTCGGGGCAGCTGGAAGAGATCAACACCAAGGAAGTGGCGCAGCGCATCACGGCCGAGCTCAAGCGCTACAGCATCCCGCAGGCCATCTTCGCGCAGCGAGTGCTGTGCCGCTCGCAGGGCACTCTGTCCGACCTGCTGCGGAACCCCAAACCCTGGAGTAAACTCAAGTCCGGCCGCGAGACGTTTCGCCGTATGTGGAAGTGGTTACAGGAGCCCGAGTTTCAAAGGATGTCGGCCCTTCGGCTTGCAG
- the LOC109088810 gene encoding one cut domain family member 2-like isoform X2: MKTAYNAYRCLAKDLDVYAMNPEMTMDIGSLHGGVSHEQDLMSGHSPHHNRNPGASLRIHQDLTVAPSRSAMVSSMASILDGVGGGGGEYRPELSLPLHHAMSMPCDTSPPGMSGTYTTLTPLQPLPPISTVSDKFHHPHHHHHHQRLSGNVSGSFTLMRDERTLPAMNNLYSPYHKDMSGMGQSLSPLGNGLGSIHNAQQTLHNYGAHGHDKMLSSNFDAHTAMLARGDQHLSRGLGGPAAGMMPHLNGMHHGVHPGHPQSHGPVLASNRERPLSSSSSSGAPGSGSGQLEEINTKEVAQRITAELKRYSIPQAIFAQRVLCRSQGTLSDLLRNPKPWSKLKSGRETFRRMWKWLQEPEFQRMSALRLAGKTSVQKKRARPKQRQEQYTKEVAAGFHRPAAANTSGHL, from the exons ATGAAGACTGCCTATAACGCCTATCGATGCCTGGCCAAGGATTTGGATGTGTACGCCATGAACCCGGAGATGACAATGGACATTGGCAGCCTACACGGTGGAGTTAGCCATGAGCAGGACTTGATGAGCGGCCACAGCCCCCATCACAACCGCAACCCGGGGGCTTCCTTGCGGATACACCAGGATCTGACCGTGGCGCCGTCGCGCTCCGCGATGGTCTCCAGTATGGCTTCGATTCTGGACGGCGTCGGCGGCGGCGGAGGAGAGTACCGTCCCGAGCTGTCGCTGCCGCTCCATCACGCCATGAGCATGCCGTGCGACACCTCCCCGCCCGGGATGAGCGGCACCTACACCACGCTGACCCCTCTGCAGCCCCTGCCGCCGATTTCCACCGTGTCCGACAAATTCCACCATCCgcaccatcaccaccaccaccagcgtCTCTCCGGGAACGTGAGCGGCAGCTTCACCCTCATGCGGGACGAGAGGACTCTACCAGCCATGAACAACCTCTACAGCCCCTACCACAAAGACATGAGCGGGATGGGACAGAGCTTGTCTCCTCTGGGCAACGGCTTGGGCTCCATCCACAACGCGCAGCAGACGCTCCACAACTACGGCGCGCACGGCCACGACAAGATGCTGAGCTCCAACTTCGACGCGCACACTGCCATGCTGGCCAGAGGGGACCAGCACCTCTCCAGAGGCCTCGGTGGCCCCGCGGCGGGCATGATGCCGCACCTCAACGGGATGCACCACGGCGTGCACCCGGGCCACCCTCAATCCCACGGGCCCGTGTTGGCTTCCAACCGGGAAAGAccgctctcctcctcctcctcctccggaGCGCCGGGCTCCGGCTCGGGGCAGCTGGAAGAGATCAACACCAAGGAAGTGGCGCAGCGCATCACGGCCGAGCTCAAGCGCTACAGCATCCCGCAGGCCATCTTCGCGCAGCGAGTGCTGTGCCGCTCGCAGGGCACTCTGTCCGACCTGCTGCGGAACCCCAAACCCTGGAGTAAACTCAAGTCCGGCCGCGAGACGTTTCGCCGTATGTGGAAGTGGTTACAGGAGCCCGAGTTTCAAAGGATGTCGGCCCTTCGGCTTGCAGGTAAGACAAG CG TGCAAAAGAAAAGAGCAAGACCCAAGCAAAGACAGGAGCAATACACCAAAGAAGTCGCGGCTGGTTTTCACAGACCTGCAGCGGCGAACACTTCTGGCCATCTTTAA